CGGCACATTCGCGTGGAATTCACTTATGATCCTGCGCAAGGTGCCGTTGACGGATGCCTTTGTGATCGTTCTGGTGACGGTCGTCACCGTGATGGAGGATTTGGCGGTTGCTGTGGTGGTCGGCGTGATAGTCAGCGCGCTGGCCTATGCCTGGAACAACGCTCGGCGGATACACGCCAAGACCTACAGAACGCCCGAAGGTGCGAAAGTCTATCAGGTGCAGGGGCCATTGTTTTTTGGATCCTCCGACGGTTTTGCGGAACTCTTCGATGTCGCGGGCGATCCGTCTGAAGTGATTGTGGATTTTGCCGACAGCCGCGTTGTCGATCAATCCGCCCTGCAGGCCATCGAAGCGA
This region of Oceanipulchritudo coccoides genomic DNA includes:
- a CDS encoding STAS domain-containing protein, whose product is GTFAWNSLMILRKVPLTDAFVIVLVTVVTVMEDLAVAVVVGVIVSALAYAWNNARRIHAKTYRTPEGAKVYQVQGPLFFGSSDGFAELFDVAGDPSEVIVDFADSRVVDQSALQAIEA